The Halosimplex litoreum genome has a window encoding:
- a CDS encoding universal stress protein, producing the protein MIDRILLPVDDSPESRQAVGYALALADAFDATVDALAVLDSEVPGVFDEGPTGEPVASAARVAARTALDAVGERAAAAGVHATESVVVGHPTEAILDAVDTRAVDLVVLGAHRRGRLARFLRRSVAEGVARHAPVPVLTVAGPATDDPPTLGRVLLATDGSESARVARTWAFELAGAFGSTVSALYVVETRLGSSGVLRRLLEERGEAVAREIRVHGARTGVPVETAIRAGDPAQEIRAFAAQRGVDLVVLGTHGRMGIDRLVMGSVAASVLREADRPVLTVRPRPRA; encoded by the coding sequence GTGATCGACCGAATCCTGCTCCCCGTCGACGACAGCCCGGAGAGCCGACAGGCCGTTGGATACGCGCTCGCGCTCGCCGACGCCTTCGACGCCACCGTCGACGCGCTGGCCGTCCTCGACAGCGAGGTCCCCGGCGTGTTCGACGAGGGACCGACCGGCGAACCGGTCGCGTCGGCGGCCCGAGTGGCCGCCCGGACGGCCCTCGACGCGGTCGGCGAACGCGCCGCCGCCGCAGGCGTCCACGCGACCGAATCCGTCGTCGTCGGCCACCCGACCGAGGCGATCCTCGACGCCGTCGACACCCGCGCCGTCGATCTCGTCGTCCTCGGAGCGCATCGGCGCGGGCGGCTCGCTCGGTTCCTGCGGCGCTCGGTCGCCGAAGGGGTCGCGCGACACGCGCCGGTCCCGGTTCTCACCGTCGCGGGCCCGGCGACCGACGACCCGCCGACGCTCGGGCGCGTCCTGCTCGCGACCGACGGGAGCGAGAGCGCCCGGGTCGCCCGTACGTGGGCGTTCGAACTCGCCGGGGCGTTCGGGTCGACGGTGTCGGCGCTGTACGTCGTCGAGACGCGTCTCGGGAGTTCGGGCGTCCTCCGAAGACTCCTGGAAGAGCGTGGCGAGGCGGTCGCCCGCGAGATCCGCGTCCACGGCGCCCGCACCGGCGTCCCGGTCGAGACGGCGATCCGCGCGGGCGACCCGGCCCAGGAGATCCGCGCGTTCGCCGCCCAGCGGGGCGTCGACCTGGTCGTCCTCGGGACCCACGGCCGGATGGGGATCGACCGGCTCGTGATGGGGAGCGTCGCGGCGAGCGTCCTCCGCGAGGCCGACCGGCCGGTGCTGACGGTGCGGCCGAGACCGAGAGCGTAG
- a CDS encoding SLC13 family permease: MVVVGLVVVGAVVLFVTERVPVDVTAIAVMVTLILLEPWTGISPSEGISGFSSPATITVLAMLILSAGISRTGLVQIVGRRIAAFAGDRLDKQLLATIGVAGPSSGFVNNTPVVAVLIPVVTEVANEGGTSPSKLLIPLSYASQFGGMLTLVGTSTNILASDTAASLAGEYPGLRAFEFFEFTALGVVVFLAGSAYLLTVGHRLLPERVPPAETRVDTYGVADYLAEVDVKEGSDLVGRRPSAVAERAGNPVEVVRLLREGDRPTDSPVDERLAAGDTLLVRAGDDALASLAAADELAVERPKDADEAFEAAGSGDRPVVEVVVPATSFLVGETLRSASFARRYDATVLALRSRGDTVSEPLGDLRVQAGDTLLVQAPPRTLDRLRRSREFVPVRETAEPDYRTDKIPHAVAIMAGVVGFVALPWAGLGEWLVALTGVGAFALLAGLQQDILVTALAGVVAMVLTGVLDANELYDSVDWDVIFLLAGVIPLGIALEGTGAAALLGAAVAAAAVHLPVVVVLWLFYLVTGLLTEVISNNASVVLMIPVAAAAATAIGADSFSFVLAVTFAASTSFLGPVGYQTNLFVYGPGGYRFVDYLRVGAPLQLLLSTVTVLGIAAFRGIA, encoded by the coding sequence ATGGTCGTGGTGGGGCTGGTCGTCGTCGGCGCGGTCGTGCTGTTCGTGACCGAACGCGTGCCCGTCGACGTGACGGCCATCGCCGTGATGGTTACGCTGATCCTGCTCGAACCGTGGACGGGGATCTCACCGAGCGAGGGGATCTCGGGGTTCTCCAGCCCGGCGACGATCACCGTCCTCGCGATGCTCATCCTGAGTGCGGGGATCAGTCGGACGGGGCTGGTCCAGATCGTCGGGCGGCGGATCGCGGCCTTCGCGGGCGACCGGCTGGACAAGCAGTTGCTCGCGACGATCGGTGTGGCCGGGCCGTCGTCGGGGTTCGTCAACAACACGCCCGTCGTGGCGGTGTTGATCCCGGTCGTGACCGAGGTCGCGAACGAGGGCGGTACCTCGCCGTCGAAGCTGCTGATCCCGCTGTCGTACGCCTCGCAGTTCGGCGGGATGCTCACGCTGGTCGGCACCTCGACGAACATCCTCGCGAGCGACACCGCCGCGAGCCTGGCGGGAGAGTACCCGGGACTCCGCGCGTTCGAGTTCTTCGAGTTCACGGCGCTGGGCGTCGTCGTCTTCCTCGCGGGGTCGGCCTATCTCCTGACGGTGGGCCACCGGCTGCTCCCCGAGCGGGTGCCGCCCGCCGAGACTCGCGTCGATACCTACGGGGTGGCCGATTACCTCGCCGAGGTCGACGTGAAAGAGGGGTCGGACCTCGTCGGACGGCGACCCTCGGCGGTGGCCGAGCGAGCGGGCAACCCCGTGGAGGTCGTCCGTCTGCTTCGCGAGGGCGACAGGCCGACGGATTCCCCGGTCGACGAACGGCTCGCGGCGGGCGACACGCTGTTGGTCCGAGCCGGCGACGACGCCCTCGCGTCGCTCGCGGCTGCGGACGAACTCGCCGTAGAACGACCGAAGGACGCCGACGAGGCGTTCGAAGCGGCCGGGTCGGGCGACCGCCCGGTCGTCGAGGTGGTCGTCCCGGCGACCTCGTTTCTCGTCGGCGAGACCCTCCGGAGTGCGTCGTTCGCGCGGCGCTACGACGCGACCGTCCTCGCGCTGCGCAGTCGGGGCGACACCGTCAGCGAGCCGTTGGGAGACCTGAGAGTCCAGGCCGGGGACACGCTGCTCGTCCAGGCCCCGCCGCGAACGCTCGACCGGCTGAGGCGATCCCGGGAGTTCGTCCCCGTCCGCGAGACCGCCGAGCCCGACTACCGGACCGACAAGATCCCCCACGCCGTCGCCATCATGGCCGGCGTCGTCGGGTTCGTCGCTCTCCCGTGGGCGGGGCTCGGAGAGTGGCTAGTCGCGCTCACCGGGGTCGGTGCCTTCGCGCTGCTGGCCGGCCTCCAGCAGGACATCCTCGTCACGGCGCTGGCCGGCGTCGTGGCGATGGTCCTCACCGGTGTCTTAGACGCCAACGAACTGTACGACTCGGTCGACTGGGACGTGATCTTCCTCCTGGCGGGAGTCATCCCGCTGGGGATCGCGCTCGAAGGGACCGGCGCGGCGGCGCTGCTCGGGGCCGCCGTGGCCGCCGCGGCGGTTCACCTCCCGGTCGTGGTCGTCCTGTGGCTGTTCTACCTCGTCACCGGCCTGCTCACGGAGGTGATCAGCAACAACGCCAGCGTCGTCCTCATGATCCCGGTCGCGGCGGCCGCGGCGACGGCGATCGGCGCCGACTCCTTCTCGTTCGTCCTGGCGGTGACATTCGCCGCCTCGACGTCGTTTCTCGGCCCCGTGGGCTACCAGACAAACCTCTTCGTGTACGGCCCCGGCGGCTACAGGTTCGTCGACTACCTCCGGGTCGGCGCGCCGCTGCAGTTACTGCTGTCGACGGTGACCGTCCTCGGGATCGCGGCGTTCAGGGGGATCGCGTGA
- a CDS encoding tRNA (N(6)-L-threonylcarbamoyladenosine(37)-C(2))-methylthiotransferase produces the protein MARYHIETYGCTANRGESRQIERSLRDGGHHPADGPEEADVAILNTCTVVEKTERNMLRRAEELDAETPADLVVTGCMALAQGEEFEAADLDAEVLHWDEVPEYVRNGECPTPTPDTDPVLDGVVGILPIARGCMSDCSYCITKHATGKIDSPSVEENLEKARALVHAGAKEIRITGQDTGVYGWDEGERKLHVLLDRICSEIDGDFRVRVGMANPKGVHGIREELAEVFAEHDELYNFLHAPVQSGSDDVLGDMRRQHQVSEYVEVVETFDEHLEEWTLSTDFIVGFPTETDRDFEQSMALLRETRPEKINVTRFSKRPGTDAADMKGLGGTVKKERSKAMSELKMDVMDEVYESMVGEVRSVLLTEDGTDDSLVGYDRAYRQVAVPGAQTQGVELGDTVDVEVTGHNTVYALGELA, from the coding sequence ATGGCCCGCTATCACATCGAGACCTACGGTTGCACGGCCAACCGGGGTGAGAGCCGCCAGATCGAACGGTCGCTGCGCGACGGCGGCCACCACCCCGCCGACGGCCCCGAAGAGGCCGACGTGGCGATCCTCAACACCTGCACCGTGGTCGAGAAGACGGAGCGCAACATGCTCCGCCGGGCCGAGGAACTCGACGCCGAGACGCCCGCCGACCTCGTGGTGACGGGCTGTATGGCACTGGCCCAGGGCGAGGAGTTCGAGGCCGCAGATCTGGACGCGGAGGTGCTCCACTGGGACGAGGTGCCGGAGTACGTCCGCAACGGCGAGTGTCCGACGCCGACGCCCGACACCGACCCCGTCCTCGACGGCGTGGTGGGGATCCTCCCCATCGCGCGGGGCTGCATGAGCGACTGCTCGTACTGCATCACCAAGCACGCCACCGGGAAGATCGACTCCCCGTCGGTCGAGGAGAACCTGGAGAAGGCCCGCGCGCTCGTTCACGCGGGCGCCAAGGAGATCCGCATCACCGGTCAGGACACCGGCGTCTACGGCTGGGACGAGGGCGAACGAAAGCTGCACGTCCTGCTCGACCGGATCTGCTCGGAGATCGACGGCGACTTTCGGGTCCGGGTAGGCATGGCCAACCCCAAGGGCGTCCACGGCATCCGCGAGGAACTCGCCGAGGTGTTCGCCGAACACGACGAACTCTACAACTTCCTGCACGCGCCCGTCCAGTCGGGCAGCGACGACGTACTCGGGGATATGCGCCGCCAGCACCAGGTGTCGGAGTACGTCGAGGTCGTCGAGACCTTCGACGAGCACCTGGAGGAGTGGACCCTCTCGACGGACTTCATCGTCGGTTTCCCGACCGAGACCGACCGGGACTTCGAGCAGTCGATGGCCCTCCTTCGGGAGACCCGCCCGGAGAAGATCAACGTGACGCGCTTCTCCAAGCGACCGGGCACCGACGCCGCCGACATGAAGGGGCTGGGCGGGACCGTCAAGAAGGAACGGTCGAAGGCGATGTCGGAGCTGAAGATGGACGTCATGGATGAGGTGTACGAGTCGATGGTCGGCGAGGTCCGGTCGGTGTTGCTGACCGAAGACGGCACCGACGACTCGCTGGTGGGCTACGACCGGGCCTATCGCCAGGTGGCCGTTCCGGGTGCCCAGACCCAGGGCGTCGAACTGGGCGACACCGTCGACGTCGAGGTCACCGGCCACAACACCGTCTACGCGCTGGGCGAACTGGCGTAG
- the deoC gene encoding deoxyribose-phosphate aldolase, whose amino-acid sequence MNTDAADLTGRIEHTVLGPETTPDDVIAVLDAAIEYGLRACIPPCYLELADGYAPTVPLSTVVGFPHGQHATATKVAEAEDAWEAGADELDMVINVGRLRADEDGAVTNEIEEVVAAVPVPVKVIVETPLLADAEKRRAAACAAEADADYLKTATGFSDGGATVSDVELLAEYLPVKASGGIGSWAETEAMLDTGAERIGASSGDVIAREFLDQHETAERSDVSGWDD is encoded by the coding sequence ATGAACACGGACGCGGCGGATCTGACGGGCCGTATCGAGCACACGGTCCTCGGACCGGAGACGACGCCGGACGACGTGATCGCCGTGCTCGACGCCGCCATCGAGTACGGCCTGCGCGCCTGCATCCCACCGTGTTACCTCGAACTCGCCGACGGCTACGCCCCGACGGTCCCGCTGTCGACCGTCGTCGGCTTCCCCCACGGCCAGCACGCCACTGCGACGAAGGTCGCGGAAGCGGAGGACGCCTGGGAGGCCGGTGCCGACGAGCTCGATATGGTGATCAACGTCGGGCGCCTGCGGGCCGACGAGGACGGCGCCGTGACGAACGAGATCGAAGAGGTCGTCGCCGCCGTCCCGGTCCCGGTGAAGGTGATCGTCGAGACGCCGCTGCTGGCCGACGCGGAGAAACGGCGGGCCGCGGCCTGCGCCGCCGAGGCCGACGCCGACTATCTCAAGACCGCGACCGGCTTCTCCGACGGGGGTGCGACGGTGTCGGACGTGGAACTGCTCGCGGAGTACCTGCCGGTCAAGGCCTCGGGCGGGATCGGCTCGTGGGCCGAGACGGAAGCGATGCTGGACACCGGCGCGGAGCGTATCGGTGCTTCCAGCGGTGACGTGATCGCCCGGGAGTTCCTCGACCAGCACGAGACCGCCGAGCGAAGCGACGTGAGCGGCTGGGACGACTAG
- a CDS encoding DUF63 family protein: MQILPSGLVVPPLPYVITLVVLTAASVAGLYLLDPPVTSRQVLALAPWMIAGGAFHAFEQAGLFPTVLEPFFAAPAVYVTTFLLAAAVWLPSVIRAQMLDDVGRIARNLGVFGTALVLALTGVAYAFAIGRVDSTTALVWLPIGFLGAGVLTAPVYYLLALKWTGAVDRAGVAGPLVVYAHALDGFSTAVGVDVIGTGERTPIPRRIMDFAETLPTYPYIGKGWLFAVVKLVVAAGIVVLLADLVEDDPTQGNLLFAFVAAVGMGPAGNNLFLFLIGPAL, translated from the coding sequence ATGCAGATCCTCCCGAGCGGGTTGGTGGTCCCGCCGCTGCCGTACGTGATCACGCTGGTCGTGCTGACGGCGGCGTCGGTCGCCGGCCTCTACCTGCTGGACCCGCCGGTCACGTCCCGGCAGGTGCTCGCGCTCGCGCCGTGGATGATCGCCGGCGGGGCGTTCCACGCGTTCGAGCAGGCCGGGCTCTTCCCCACGGTACTCGAGCCCTTCTTCGCCGCCCCGGCTGTGTACGTGACGACGTTCCTCCTCGCCGCCGCCGTCTGGCTCCCCTCGGTCATCCGCGCGCAGATGCTCGACGACGTGGGACGGATCGCCCGCAACCTCGGGGTCTTCGGAACGGCGCTCGTGCTCGCGCTGACCGGCGTCGCCTACGCGTTCGCTATCGGGCGCGTGGACTCGACGACGGCGCTGGTCTGGCTCCCCATCGGGTTCCTGGGCGCCGGCGTCCTCACCGCGCCGGTGTACTACCTGCTCGCGCTCAAGTGGACCGGCGCGGTCGACCGGGCGGGCGTCGCCGGCCCGCTGGTCGTCTACGCCCACGCGCTCGACGGCTTCTCGACCGCCGTCGGTGTCGACGTGATCGGCACCGGCGAGCGCACGCCCATCCCCCGCCGGATCATGGACTTCGCCGAGACGCTCCCCACCTACCCCTACATCGGCAAAGGCTGGCTGTTCGCCGTGGTCAAGCTCGTCGTCGCAGCCGGCATCGTGGTCCTCCTCGCCGACCTCGTCGAGGACGACCCCACGCAGGGGAACCTCCTGTTCGCCTTCGTCGCCGCCGTCGGCATGGGCCCCGCCGGCAACAACCTCTTCCTGTTCCTGATCGGCCCCGCGCTCTGA
- a CDS encoding nucleoside phosphorylase — protein MAKQPHLLVEAGDVHDLALIPGDPGRVERIAGHCENVEHVAENREYTLVNATYEGRELTICSTGIGCPSATIAVEELAAVGVETFVRVGTTGALQSDIEIGDMVVATGAAKDEGTTKRYENVEYPAVADYETLSALVDGAEDNDEDVHVGAIATDDAFYAETDEYVEDWEAAGLLAVEMEAAAVFTLARRKGLRAGAICTVDGNLVEGTQKGETDDEELPEKASNNVERAIGIALDAATEL, from the coding sequence ATGGCGAAACAGCCGCATCTGCTGGTCGAAGCAGGCGACGTACACGACCTCGCGCTGATCCCCGGTGACCCCGGCCGCGTCGAGCGCATCGCCGGCCACTGCGAGAACGTCGAGCACGTGGCCGAGAACCGCGAGTACACCCTCGTCAACGCCACCTACGAGGGGCGGGAGCTGACGATCTGCTCGACGGGTATCGGCTGTCCGTCCGCGACGATCGCCGTCGAGGAACTCGCGGCGGTCGGCGTGGAGACGTTCGTCCGCGTCGGGACGACCGGGGCGCTCCAGTCGGACATCGAGATCGGCGACATGGTCGTCGCGACGGGCGCGGCCAAGGACGAGGGCACCACGAAGCGCTACGAGAACGTCGAGTACCCCGCGGTCGCCGACTACGAGACGCTCTCGGCGCTGGTCGACGGTGCGGAGGACAACGACGAGGACGTCCACGTCGGCGCGATCGCGACCGACGACGCCTTCTACGCCGAGACCGACGAGTACGTCGAAGACTGGGAGGCCGCGGGCCTGCTGGCCGTCGAGATGGAGGCCGCCGCCGTCTTCACGCTCGCCCGGCGGAAGGGCCTGCGCGCCGGCGCCATCTGCACCGTCGACGGCAACCTCGTCGAGGGCACCCAGAAGGGCGAGACCGACGACGAGGAGCTCCCCGAGAAGGCGAGCAACAACGTCGAACGGGCCATCGGCATCGCGCTCGACGCAGCGACCGAACTCTGA
- a CDS encoding HPP family protein has protein sequence MRGPLGDRIYAAAARLRRLERREARAFRRWVERTSNLVHLSILALVPLLIAVVTLLFNSIDQLSFLLFPPLASGTYTLFANPEGKYASPTRFVAGLTVGSLCGWAALVLSSALGVGGTAAGAAGGQLTVGAFAAAVAVFLAGASTWALDIEAPSAYSTALLGLLVRPGHELVFTLSVLVASSVVASVFVVWREQFYDRRAQFLYESTGSDDHVLVPMRGDDPDATAMFGARLAAAHDAGKVVLLDVVDDEAAASAERDLLDDRRRADRSHSGGDGGDDRFESSDDRDETPPADRAEERAVAEAATHLEDRASEIETRVGVPCEVVVAVGGRSPAATVLKTAHETNCDLVAAAYEQRHGALTPYLYDLFRGDTDVVVHRSAAGRTRWKRVLVPVRRASDVAHSMLDFARRLAGRSGRISVCSCVSNEHERRRAEGMLADLVEPFEGGFETRVAVETIERYLADNADDFDLLFMGASTDRSAASRLISPPTFERIQDLDADVVIVDRS, from the coding sequence ATGCGAGGCCCGCTCGGCGACCGGATCTACGCGGCGGCCGCGAGGCTCCGGCGACTCGAACGCCGGGAGGCGCGGGCCTTCCGACGCTGGGTCGAGCGGACGAGCAACCTCGTCCACCTGTCGATCCTCGCGCTCGTCCCGCTGTTGATCGCCGTGGTGACGCTTCTGTTCAACAGCATCGACCAGCTCTCCTTTCTGCTCTTCCCGCCGCTGGCCTCGGGCACCTACACGCTGTTCGCGAACCCGGAGGGGAAGTACGCCTCTCCGACGCGGTTCGTCGCGGGGCTCACGGTCGGATCGCTGTGTGGCTGGGCTGCGCTCGTGCTGTCGTCTGCACTCGGTGTGGGTGGGACCGCCGCGGGTGCGGCGGGCGGACAGCTGACCGTCGGCGCCTTCGCGGCCGCGGTCGCCGTCTTCCTCGCCGGGGCGAGCACGTGGGCGCTCGATATCGAGGCCCCGTCGGCCTACTCGACGGCGCTGCTGGGCCTGCTCGTTCGGCCCGGCCACGAGCTGGTGTTCACCCTGTCGGTTCTGGTGGCGAGTAGCGTCGTCGCGTCGGTGTTCGTCGTCTGGCGCGAACAGTTCTACGACCGGCGCGCGCAGTTCCTCTACGAGTCGACCGGCAGCGACGACCACGTCCTCGTCCCGATGCGCGGGGACGACCCCGACGCCACGGCGATGTTCGGCGCTCGGCTGGCCGCCGCCCACGACGCCGGGAAGGTCGTCCTGCTAGACGTCGTCGACGACGAGGCCGCCGCCAGCGCCGAGCGGGACCTGCTCGACGACCGGCGGCGGGCCGACCGTTCGCACTCCGGCGGAGACGGCGGGGACGACCGCTTCGAGTCGTCCGACGACCGGGACGAGACCCCGCCCGCGGACCGCGCCGAGGAGCGGGCGGTCGCCGAAGCGGCGACGCATCTCGAAGACCGGGCGAGCGAGATCGAGACGCGGGTCGGGGTGCCCTGCGAGGTGGTCGTCGCCGTCGGCGGTCGCTCGCCGGCGGCCACCGTCCTGAAGACGGCCCACGAGACCAACTGCGACCTGGTCGCCGCGGCCTACGAACAGCGCCACGGCGCGCTCACCCCCTACCTCTACGACCTCTTCCGCGGGGACACCGACGTGGTCGTCCACCGCTCGGCGGCCGGTCGCACCCGCTGGAAGCGCGTACTGGTGCCGGTCCGCCGGGCCAGCGACGTGGCCCACAGCATGCTCGACTTCGCGCGCCGACTCGCCGGCCGATCCGGCCGGATCAGCGTCTGTTCCTGCGTCTCGAACGAACACGAGCGCCGACGCGCCGAGGGGATGCTCGCCGACCTGGTCGAGCCCTTCGAGGGCGGCTTCGAGACCCGCGTCGCCGTCGAGACCATCGAGCGCTACCTCGCCGACAACGCCGACGACTTCGACCTCCTCTTTATGGGCGCCAGCACCGACCGCTCGGCCGCCTCGCGACTGATCTCGCCGCCGACGTTCGAACGCATCCAGGATCTGGACGCCGACGTGGTCATCGTCGACCGGTCGTAA
- a CDS encoding NAD-binding protein → MDAKRVLQHPRTVFVGTRAAIWLPTVVAILSFATGVANISDMQVGGILLTYVDIPPEIQRAAGFTGALTGFLMLLSAWGMRRRLRAAWFSTVVLLPVTAVQGLAQSSQYSLPMVALSLLSLPTVLVNYRRFDRQADLSTTQLAAAAALSGTLVYGTVGAYQLREEFNNLDTLTDAFYYTIVTASTVGYGDVTPASQQAKLFGTSVLVLGVASFTVALGSLLGPAIEARLSQALGTMNDSDLELLDDHVVVLGYGDLTEPLLEELSTAADFVVITPDPDLAATLRARDLHVVVGDPSDEEPQKQAGIEHARAVIAATNDDAQDALAILTARQFHPDARVVAAATDRENVEKLRRAGADAVISPAVIGGHLLVESALGSGDMEGLADRLLDAEDEDDVTSD, encoded by the coding sequence ATGGACGCGAAGCGGGTGTTACAGCATCCGCGGACGGTGTTCGTCGGGACGCGAGCAGCCATCTGGCTGCCGACCGTCGTCGCCATCCTCTCCTTTGCCACCGGGGTCGCGAACATCAGCGACATGCAGGTGGGCGGGATCCTGCTCACCTACGTCGACATCCCCCCCGAGATACAGCGGGCGGCGGGCTTTACCGGCGCGCTGACGGGCTTTCTGATGCTGTTGAGCGCCTGGGGGATGCGACGGCGGCTGCGCGCGGCGTGGTTCTCGACGGTCGTGCTCCTGCCGGTGACGGCCGTCCAGGGGCTGGCACAGTCGAGCCAGTACTCGCTGCCGATGGTCGCCCTGTCGCTGCTGTCGCTGCCGACGGTGCTGGTGAACTACCGACGGTTCGACCGACAGGCCGACCTCTCGACGACCCAGCTCGCCGCGGCCGCGGCGCTGTCGGGAACGCTCGTCTACGGCACCGTCGGCGCCTACCAGCTCCGCGAGGAGTTCAACAACCTCGACACGCTGACCGACGCCTTCTACTACACCATCGTCACCGCCAGCACCGTCGGCTACGGCGACGTGACACCCGCGAGCCAGCAGGCCAAGCTGTTCGGGACGAGCGTGCTCGTGCTCGGTGTCGCCAGCTTCACCGTCGCGCTGGGGTCGCTGCTCGGCCCCGCCATCGAGGCGCGACTCTCACAAGCACTCGGTACCATGAACGACTCCGACCTGGAACTCCTGGACGACCACGTCGTCGTCCTGGGCTACGGCGACCTGACCGAACCGCTGCTCGAAGAGCTCTCGACCGCCGCCGACTTCGTCGTGATAACCCCCGACCCGGACCTGGCGGCCACGCTACGGGCCCGCGACCTCCACGTCGTCGTCGGCGACCCCAGCGACGAGGAGCCCCAGAAACAGGCCGGGATCGAACACGCCCGCGCCGTCATCGCCGCCACCAACGACGACGCCCAGGACGCGCTGGCGATCCTCACCGCCCGCCAGTTCCACCCCGACGCCCGCGTCGTCGCCGCCGCGACCGACCGCGAGAACGTCGAGAAGCTCCGCCGCGCCGGCGCCGACGCCGTCATCAGCCCCGCCGTCATCGGCGGCCACCTCCTCGTCGAGTCCGCGCTGGGCAGCGGCGACATGGAGGGACTGGCCGACCGACTGCTCGACGCCGAGGACGAGGACGACGTGACCAGCGACTGA
- a CDS encoding potassium channel family protein, translated as MASFPVELLFGIYLGILTGIIPGLVAWSLGFVFKYFTGVTIPGFGVVVLSVALAGVNGGLLALADPTITQSANAVTITTAILVVLMISLYAHSRGDQMGATFPKRLSLKQLRERTLAADVRGALAGRDEARVRVVGEVADMEGYPPLSDELRAEIGASEWTFPADLRISELESRLAERLKTEYDLGDAAVTVDERGRASVVAAPPFSGLSKRVPDGKRAVSVNALVPTGVARSDEVTLITPDAQVRGTVVSAKTQRAATGAGPDPEATESVDGADDDADDDERAPQPVRAPTTTGGEGRITVAVTRTDADPLLKADRARVVVESRGVRREYELLSLLRRAGRRFGRVTVGAGGPLDGASVGEANVRGAYGVAVMAVRGASGWVVAPKGSTTLSAGDEVFAVGTRGELDAFREAVA; from the coding sequence ATGGCTTCGTTTCCGGTCGAGCTGCTCTTCGGCATCTATCTCGGTATCCTGACGGGTATCATCCCGGGACTGGTCGCGTGGTCGCTGGGGTTCGTCTTCAAGTACTTCACCGGCGTCACCATCCCCGGGTTCGGTGTGGTCGTCCTCTCGGTCGCGCTCGCGGGGGTCAACGGGGGACTGCTCGCGCTGGCCGACCCGACGATCACCCAGTCGGCCAACGCCGTCACGATCACCACCGCTATCCTCGTCGTCCTGATGATCTCGCTGTACGCCCACAGCCGCGGCGACCAGATGGGCGCGACCTTTCCCAAACGGCTGTCGCTGAAGCAACTGCGCGAGCGGACGCTCGCGGCGGACGTGCGCGGCGCGCTGGCCGGGCGCGACGAAGCACGGGTCCGCGTCGTCGGCGAAGTCGCCGACATGGAGGGGTACCCGCCGCTATCCGACGAGTTGCGCGCCGAGATCGGGGCGAGCGAGTGGACGTTCCCCGCGGATCTGCGCATCTCGGAACTCGAATCGCGGCTGGCCGAGCGCCTGAAGACCGAGTACGACCTGGGCGACGCCGCCGTGACCGTCGACGAGCGCGGCCGCGCTTCCGTCGTCGCCGCGCCGCCCTTTTCGGGACTCTCCAAGCGCGTCCCCGACGGCAAGCGGGCGGTCTCGGTGAACGCCCTGGTCCCGACGGGCGTCGCCCGCAGCGACGAGGTGACGCTCATCACCCCCGACGCGCAGGTTCGGGGCACCGTCGTCAGCGCGAAGACTCAGAGGGCGGCCACCGGCGCCGGACCCGACCCCGAGGCGACGGAGAGTGTAGACGGAGCGGACGACGACGCCGACGACGACGAGCGTGCCCCACAGCCGGTCCGGGCGCCGACGACGACCGGCGGTGAGGGGCGGATCACGGTCGCCGTAACGCGGACCGACGCCGACCCGCTGTTGAAGGCCGACCGCGCCCGCGTGGTCGTCGAATCACGGGGCGTCCGTCGGGAGTACGAACTCCTCTCGCTGTTGCGTCGGGCGGGCCGGCGCTTCGGTCGGGTGACCGTCGGTGCCGGCGGACCGCTCGACGGAGCCTCCGTCGGCGAGGCGAACGTCCGGGGCGCGTACGGCGTCGCCGTGATGGCAGTGCGGGGCGCGAGCGGCTGGGTCGTCGCACCGAAGGGGTCGACGACGCTCTCCGCGGGCGACGAGGTCTTCGCCGTCGGGACGCGCGGGGAACTCGACGCGTTCCGGGAGGCGGTGGCGTGA